From the genome of Muricauda sp. SCSIO 64092, one region includes:
- the rpe gene encoding ribulose-phosphate 3-epimerase gives MNQKLIAPSLLAADFANLQYDIEMVNKSEADWFHLDIMDGVFVPNISFGMPVVKAIAKHAKKTLDVHLMIIDPDRYITTFADLGANILTVHYEACTHLHRTIQAIKATGMKAGVALNPHTSVKLLEDSIKEIDLVCLMSVNPGFGGQSFIENTYQKTSDLKKLIERKDSNALIEIDGGVNATNAKKLIGTGADVLVAGSFVFKSDNPSETIKNLKKVIA, from the coding sequence ATGAACCAAAAACTCATAGCCCCTTCCCTATTGGCAGCGGATTTTGCCAATCTTCAATATGATATCGAAATGGTGAACAAAAGTGAAGCCGATTGGTTCCACCTAGATATCATGGATGGTGTATTTGTCCCCAATATCTCCTTTGGAATGCCGGTGGTGAAAGCCATTGCCAAACATGCCAAAAAAACATTGGACGTCCATTTAATGATTATTGACCCAGATAGGTACATTACAACGTTTGCGGATTTGGGTGCTAATATCTTAACAGTCCATTACGAAGCTTGTACACATCTTCACAGGACCATACAGGCCATAAAAGCCACTGGGATGAAAGCAGGGGTGGCGCTCAACCCCCATACTTCGGTCAAGTTATTGGAAGATAGTATCAAAGAAATCGATTTGGTCTGTTTAATGAGCGTAAATCCCGGGTTTGGTGGGCAATCGTTCATTGAAAACACGTACCAAAAGACCAGTGACCTTAAAAAACTGATTGAAAGGAAAGATTCCAATGCCCTAATTGAAATTGATGGGGGAGTCAATGCGACCAATGCAAAAAAATTGATTGGGACAGGAGCGGATGTATTGGTTGCTGGAAGCTTTGTTTTTAAAAGTGACAATCCCTCCGAAACAATCAAAAACTTAAAGAAAGTGATTGCCTGA
- a CDS encoding YpdA family putative bacillithiol disulfide reductase: protein MQEFDVIIVGGGPIGIACGLEAKKKGLSYVIIEKGPIVNSLFNYPINMQFFSSSEKLEIDEIPFISKEAKPKRNEALEYYRRIVTSNKLHINLFEKVDSVEKSNGSFLVKTSKREYKASQIILATGFYDIPNTLNIPGEDLPKVSHYYKDPHFYASQKLAVIGASNSAIDAALECWRKGSEVTLIIRGPEVGQRVKYWVRPDIINRINEGSIKAYYNANVTEIKNTELVVNTPEGEIVLENDFVLALTGYKPNFTFLEGLGIALSNDDKRKPYYNSETMETNVEGLYLAGVICGGMETHKWFIENSRIHAPMIINSIVEKKKERTNA, encoded by the coding sequence ATGCAGGAATTTGATGTCATTATAGTTGGTGGTGGCCCCATTGGCATTGCGTGTGGCCTGGAAGCCAAGAAAAAAGGACTCTCGTATGTGATTATTGAAAAAGGACCCATAGTCAATTCCTTATTCAATTACCCCATTAATATGCAATTCTTCTCCTCTTCCGAGAAGTTGGAAATTGATGAAATCCCTTTTATCAGTAAAGAAGCCAAACCCAAGCGAAACGAAGCCCTGGAGTATTATCGAAGGATTGTCACCTCCAACAAGCTCCATATCAATTTATTTGAAAAGGTGGATTCGGTCGAAAAAAGTAATGGCAGTTTTCTTGTCAAGACGTCAAAAAGGGAATACAAAGCTTCCCAGATCATCCTGGCTACGGGTTTTTACGATATTCCCAATACGCTCAATATTCCCGGTGAGGATTTACCCAAGGTATCACATTATTACAAGGACCCCCATTTTTATGCCAGTCAAAAACTAGCCGTTATCGGGGCAAGTAATTCGGCAATAGACGCCGCTTTGGAATGCTGGCGAAAGGGTTCCGAAGTAACCTTGATCATTAGGGGACCTGAGGTGGGACAACGGGTAAAATACTGGGTTCGTCCAGATATTATCAATCGTATCAATGAGGGAAGTATCAAAGCCTATTACAATGCCAATGTTACGGAGATCAAAAACACGGAACTGGTTGTAAATACTCCGGAAGGCGAAATAGTGCTCGAAAATGATTTTGTCCTTGCCCTTACGGGCTATAAGCCCAATTTTACTTTTTTGGAAGGATTGGGCATCGCACTTTCCAATGATGACAAGCGAAAGCCTTATTACAATTCTGAAACCATGGAAACCAATGTAGAAGGATTGTATTTGGCAGGTGTTATCTGTGGCGGTATGGAAACCCATAAATGGTTTATCGAAAACTCCCGGATACATGCACCAATGATCATCAATTCCATTGTGGAAAAGAAAAAAGAGCGGACCAATGCTTGA
- a CDS encoding DUF2721 domain-containing protein translates to MMENWYVPITIVPGIGLLLMSTSNLLGQLSLEIKNLISEHTGYNNLLERKLVQLKLINLAMVFLYASVAFFVISGLIAGLYQSSHAMVDNIPIYFSVGGIVCCLIALALLIVFSFRAVRIKQDQFKLKD, encoded by the coding sequence ATGATGGAAAACTGGTATGTACCTATCACCATTGTACCAGGAATCGGATTGCTATTGATGTCGACTTCCAACTTATTGGGACAACTCAGCCTGGAAATCAAAAACCTTATCTCGGAACATACGGGATACAACAACTTACTGGAACGAAAGTTGGTGCAATTAAAACTGATCAACCTAGCCATGGTCTTTCTTTATGCATCGGTCGCCTTTTTTGTGATTTCCGGCTTGATTGCGGGATTATATCAAAGTTCCCATGCCATGGTTGACAATATTCCAATTTACTTTTCCGTAGGTGGCATCGTATGTTGCCTGATAGCTTTGGCCTTATTGATCGTTTTTTCCTTTAGGGCGGTACGGATAAAGCAAGACCAATTTAAATTGAAGGATTAA
- a CDS encoding D-alanine--D-alanine ligase, giving the protein MKLLWHKIMHWEFWPFNLIYYPLFPVWLFFSAKARSFFFFNAVNPSMKNGGMAMESKMDIYRNIPDEFIPITVFVGKGASVETVLEDISSHGIQFPCIAKPDIGMKAFAVQKLDTISDLMEYLKKTPADFLIQEFVPYQEEVGIFYVRYPGEAKGRITGIVSKEFLAVTGDGKSTLLELIKKDARSHLQLKVLRQRLGADLDTVLRDGERRVLVPYGSHTRGAKFIDFTHKNNPDLEETFHNICAQIKGFYYGRMDVLYDSFETLSKGKDFSIIEVNGAGSEPTHIYDPKHSLLFGWKEIIGHWNHMCKISIINHRKGHPYMSFKAGRAMLKENEALESQLKMI; this is encoded by the coding sequence ATGAAATTGCTATGGCACAAAATAATGCATTGGGAGTTTTGGCCTTTTAATCTCATTTACTACCCGCTGTTTCCGGTTTGGTTGTTTTTTTCGGCCAAAGCACGTTCCTTTTTCTTTTTTAATGCGGTAAATCCGTCCATGAAAAACGGGGGAATGGCCATGGAATCAAAAATGGATATTTATAGAAATATCCCCGATGAATTTATTCCTATTACGGTATTTGTTGGGAAGGGCGCTTCGGTTGAAACCGTTTTGGAAGACATTTCGTCACATGGCATACAATTTCCCTGCATAGCAAAACCGGATATTGGTATGAAAGCCTTTGCAGTGCAAAAATTGGATACGATATCGGATTTAATGGAGTATTTGAAAAAAACGCCGGCCGATTTTTTAATTCAGGAGTTCGTTCCTTATCAAGAAGAAGTGGGGATCTTTTATGTACGCTATCCCGGAGAAGCGAAAGGTAGGATTACGGGAATTGTGTCCAAGGAATTCTTGGCGGTAACAGGGGATGGAAAAAGCACCCTATTGGAATTGATCAAAAAGGATGCCAGAAGCCATTTACAGCTAAAGGTCCTGCGCCAGAGATTGGGCGCTGATTTGGATACGGTTTTAAGGGATGGTGAGCGACGTGTCCTGGTCCCCTACGGAAGCCATACCCGGGGTGCCAAGTTTATTGACTTTACACATAAGAATAATCCTGATCTGGAAGAGACATTCCATAACATTTGCGCTCAAATCAAAGGATTTTACTATGGTCGTATGGATGTGCTCTATGATTCTTTTGAGACCCTTTCCAAGGGTAAGGATTTCAGTATCATTGAGGTTAATGGAGCAGGTAGTGAGCCTACCCATATCTATGATCCAAAACACTCATTGCTATTTGGGTGGAAGGAAATTATTGGGCATTGGAACCATATGTGTAAAATCAGTATCATAAATCATAGGAAAGGACATCCCTACATGAGTTTTAAAGCAGGCAGGGCGATGCTCAAGGAAAATGAAGCATTGGAGTCCCAGTTAAAAATGATTTAG
- a CDS encoding NRDE family protein: MCTVTYIPTGNKAFVTSNRDEHVSRKALLTPKKELLNGLKVVYPKDKTAGGTWFALNENGTVTVLLNGAVQNHERQPPYRKSRGLIVLDIVSKFEPVAYLKEIDLKGIEPFTLIVYKDSVLFEFRWDAVQKRLKQLDAALPYIWSSWTLYNQAAQLGRNGHFQDFVNGTIEFEKASILDFHRTNHGDAENGFVIDRSNGLKTLSISQAIIGTKEIRLNHHDLTSDEMASQALPINSPIRATS, encoded by the coding sequence ATGTGCACAGTAACCTATATACCGACAGGAAACAAGGCTTTTGTCACTTCCAATCGTGATGAACATGTTTCACGTAAAGCCCTTTTAACCCCTAAGAAGGAATTGCTGAATGGCCTAAAAGTGGTTTATCCCAAGGATAAAACGGCAGGAGGGACCTGGTTTGCCCTTAATGAAAATGGGACAGTGACCGTTTTATTGAACGGTGCCGTCCAAAATCATGAAAGACAACCACCTTACCGAAAAAGCAGGGGACTCATTGTTTTGGATATTGTTTCAAAATTCGAGCCTGTTGCGTATTTAAAGGAAATTGATTTAAAAGGTATAGAGCCGTTTACCCTTATTGTGTACAAGGATTCCGTTTTATTTGAATTTCGTTGGGATGCTGTCCAAAAACGGCTAAAACAATTGGATGCGGCCTTACCGTACATTTGGTCCTCATGGACGCTATATAACCAAGCGGCACAGCTAGGGCGAAATGGCCATTTTCAGGATTTTGTCAATGGTACTATTGAATTTGAAAAGGCTTCAATTTTGGATTTTCATCGGACCAATCACGGCGATGCTGAAAACGGTTTCGTTATTGACCGCTCAAATGGGCTAAAGACCTTAAGTATCAGTCAAGCCATTATTGGGACGAAGGAAATTCGTTTAAACCACCATGATCTAACCTCGGATGAAATGGCTTCGCAAGCACTTCCCATTAATTCACCAATACGTGCTACATCATGA
- a CDS encoding DinB family protein, which yields MTLFKSSVDTLEQFKSILGKLPKDSYAAPCDVLSQATIGQHTRHVIELYLCLIKGYDNGQVSYDKRQRNKRIENEVSIAIEQLDYIQDHLEKPDRKVKMEYELNGVGNSMSSNYYREVMYNLEHAIHHHALIKIGIKHFTEMELPESFGVAPSTMHYRKACAQ from the coding sequence ATGACCTTATTTAAATCTTCAGTGGACACACTTGAACAATTTAAATCAATTTTAGGCAAGTTGCCCAAAGATTCCTATGCCGCACCATGTGACGTACTTTCCCAGGCCACTATTGGCCAGCATACGCGCCATGTGATAGAACTGTACCTGTGCTTGATAAAAGGTTATGATAATGGGCAGGTATCTTATGATAAAAGACAACGCAACAAACGAATTGAAAATGAGGTTTCTATTGCCATTGAACAGTTGGACTACATTCAGGACCATTTGGAGAAACCGGACAGGAAGGTCAAAATGGAATACGAATTAAATGGTGTAGGGAATAGTATGTCATCCAACTACTATCGCGAGGTGATGTACAACCTGGAACATGCCATCCACCATCATGCCTTGATCAAAATAGGCATCAAGCACTTTACTGAAATGGAACTCCCGGAATCTTTTGGGGTTGCCCCATCAACAATGCATTATCGAAAGGCATGTGCACAGTAA
- a CDS encoding LysE family transporter, protein MMNHLKILGVGLLISWLGALPLGTLNITAFDIAASQGFQNAIWFALSAILIELCYVRLTLWGNGKLHFDEQWLSVLLPFGALLLLYLSFSSFTSVTSGEAIPENHWVSSLHSPILLGLLLSALNPMQVPFWLTWNKVLSSKNILGDTGLSHSFYMLGIGLGTLLALLLFIWLGGIVMADYQVYTLYTNRALGIIYLGFSLYLLFLFYQRSLKPIFQ, encoded by the coding sequence ATGATGAACCATTTAAAAATTTTGGGCGTAGGTCTTTTGATCAGTTGGCTGGGGGCCTTGCCTTTGGGCACACTAAATATCACTGCTTTTGATATTGCAGCTTCCCAAGGATTTCAAAATGCCATATGGTTTGCCCTCTCGGCTATCCTTATTGAGTTATGTTACGTAAGGCTTACCCTTTGGGGCAATGGAAAGCTGCATTTTGACGAACAATGGCTTTCTGTGCTGTTACCCTTTGGAGCATTGTTGTTGCTATATCTATCTTTTTCCAGTTTTACGTCCGTCACATCCGGTGAAGCCATCCCGGAAAACCATTGGGTGTCTTCATTACATTCCCCTATTCTTTTAGGGCTGCTTTTAAGTGCCTTAAACCCAATGCAGGTGCCTTTTTGGCTCACTTGGAATAAGGTATTGTCATCAAAAAACATCTTGGGGGACACCGGTCTATCACATTCCTTTTATATGCTGGGTATTGGTTTGGGAACACTGCTTGCCCTGTTGCTTTTTATTTGGTTGGGGGGCATTGTGATGGCAGATTATCAGGTCTACACTTTATATACAAATAGGGCCCTGGGTATCATTTACCTTGGGTTTTCATTATATCTTTTGTTTTTATTCTATCAAAGAAGTCTTAAACCAATATTTCAATGA
- a CDS encoding YHS domain-containing (seleno)protein, giving the protein MKNTVFGIFLFLGITMVAQSVDYNTKKGYVANGYDVVSYFDGAALEGNTTFVTEYKGAKFKFASNENLKKFIANPDMYLPKYGGYCAYAVAVAGKKVSINPETYEVRDGELYLFYNSGKNNTLESWLAESPEKLKVKADKNWETIKKK; this is encoded by the coding sequence ATGAAAAATACAGTATTCGGGATATTTTTGTTCCTGGGGATAACTATGGTCGCCCAGTCCGTGGACTACAATACCAAAAAAGGATATGTAGCCAATGGATACGATGTGGTTTCCTATTTTGATGGTGCTGCATTGGAGGGGAATACAACTTTTGTGACCGAATACAAAGGGGCGAAGTTTAAGTTTGCTTCCAATGAAAATTTAAAAAAGTTCATTGCCAATCCTGATATGTACCTGCCCAAATATGGAGGCTATTGCGCCTATGCAGTTGCTGTAGCGGGCAAGAAAGTATCCATAAATCCAGAAACCTATGAGGTTAGGGATGGTGAACTGTATCTGTTCTACAACTCTGGTAAAAACAATACACTGGAAAGTTGGTTGGCCGAATCCCCGGAAAAACTTAAAGTCAAGGCTGACAAAAATTGGGAAACCATTAAAAAGAAATAG
- a CDS encoding Rieske 2Fe-2S domain-containing protein, translating to MGLDYKLVLWNKHKKTYDKIIVVGMVLYLVLFFVISVLTNPEIIAETIIIRAFGSLAILMLHIILIIGPLTRLNPRYLPLLYNRRHLGVSMFLAALIHGVFSTIQFHALGSVTPIYSIFTSNMEYGSLTSFPFQVLGFLALLILFVMASTSHDFFLHNLSAKIWKRLHMMVYLAYALVVMHVFLGAFQQETSPFTMGLLIFGFVTVTSLHLRAAFKESKVDGHKAVKEDGWMKVGHLDEIAENRAKIFTVENERVAIFKYQGKLSAIHNVCKHQGGPLGEGKIVDGCITCPWHGYQYLPHNGQSPPPFTEKVKTYALKNVDGTIYINPNAFEEGTEITPISR from the coding sequence ATGGGACTCGATTATAAGTTGGTGCTTTGGAACAAGCATAAAAAGACCTATGACAAGATTATCGTTGTCGGGATGGTGCTCTATCTGGTTCTGTTCTTTGTCATCAGTGTTTTGACCAATCCGGAAATCATTGCTGAAACCATTATCATCAGGGCCTTTGGTTCCCTGGCCATTTTAATGCTGCATATTATTCTGATTATTGGGCCTTTGACACGGCTGAACCCAAGATACCTGCCATTGCTATATAATCGCAGACATTTGGGTGTAAGTATGTTTTTGGCCGCTTTAATACATGGGGTATTTTCAACCATACAATTTCATGCATTGGGCAGTGTAACCCCAATTTATTCCATTTTTACATCCAATATGGAGTATGGTTCCCTGACCAGTTTTCCCTTTCAGGTATTGGGTTTTTTGGCACTTTTGATCTTGTTCGTAATGGCTTCCACTAGCCACGACTTCTTTTTGCATAACCTTTCCGCCAAAATTTGGAAGCGTTTGCATATGATGGTTTACCTTGCCTATGCTCTGGTGGTCATGCATGTGTTCTTGGGAGCATTTCAGCAAGAGACTTCCCCATTCACTATGGGATTACTGATTTTTGGATTTGTAACGGTGACCTCGCTTCACCTCAGGGCCGCTTTTAAGGAATCCAAAGTGGACGGACATAAGGCAGTCAAGGAAGATGGATGGATGAAAGTAGGTCACTTGGATGAAATTGCAGAAAACAGGGCCAAGATTTTTACCGTGGAAAATGAACGCGTGGCGATTTTTAAATACCAAGGGAAACTATCGGCAATCCATAATGTTTGCAAGCATCAAGGAGGGCCCTTGGGTGAAGGTAAGATTGTGGATGGTTGTATCACCTGTCCTTGGCATGGATACCAATATTTGCCCCATAACGGGCAATCGCCACCACCTTTTACCGAAAAAGTGAAGACCTACGCCTTAAAGAATGTGGATGGCACAATATATATTAATCCAAATGCTTTTGAAGAAGGCACGGAAATTACCCCAATTTCTCGTTAG
- a CDS encoding thiamine pyrophosphate-binding protein, whose translation MEQKKGIVWHKVLDNKNDLPEGRVKTVTAAHKGICLTHFEGKFSALDNNCPHQGGPLGEGSIENGMLRCPWHGWDFHPCTGKPPGGYDDGVPTYQVKEEDGAIFVGMEPEDAHETTVSDVMVETMVNWGVDTVFGMVGHSNLGFADAMRRQEEKGKLNFYGIRHEGAGAFAASAYGKLTGRPAACFSIAGPGATNMYTGMWDAKVDRAPLLALTGQVATQVVGTGNFQEVDLVRGFNTVAEFNQRVQQDSKHAELMSLAIKHAILKRDVSHLTFPDEVQERKVPETSKPQTPEQRITSMEIAPPKQAVANAVELIKNSKRPVIIMGHGSRFQKEEIVGFAEKLKAPVVTTFKGKGLIPDDHPLGGGVLGRSGTPIASWFMNESDLLIVFGASFSNHTGITPKKPTIQVDFDPLALSKFHKVDVAVWGEISRTLEIFEAELKGKINTRNQTDEIAERWKIWHEEKKRRLKETSNKGISSIAVFDAMNQLAPENAVMCVDVGNNAYSFGRYFESKAHDFIMSGYLGSIGFALPAAIGAWSAVKDSRPVVAVAGDGGLCQYLAEITTLVKYGMAVKLIVLNNHELGKISKEQRAGELEVWKTSLSNPNFADFAQSCGAWGKRVDKQEKLKEEMATLFAQEGPAVLEVMTDVDLI comes from the coding sequence ATGGAGCAAAAAAAAGGAATTGTTTGGCATAAGGTCCTGGACAACAAAAATGACTTGCCGGAAGGGCGCGTAAAAACGGTTACTGCGGCACATAAGGGTATTTGTTTGACGCATTTTGAAGGAAAGTTTTCGGCTTTGGACAATAATTGTCCGCATCAAGGCGGGCCTTTGGGCGAAGGTTCCATTGAAAATGGGATGTTGCGCTGCCCTTGGCATGGTTGGGATTTTCATCCCTGTACGGGAAAACCCCCGGGAGGTTATGATGATGGTGTTCCAACATACCAGGTAAAAGAAGAGGATGGCGCCATATTTGTTGGAATGGAGCCGGAGGATGCCCATGAAACCACCGTCTCCGATGTTATGGTCGAAACCATGGTAAATTGGGGAGTGGATACCGTTTTTGGAATGGTCGGCCATTCCAATTTGGGTTTTGCCGATGCAATGCGACGGCAGGAAGAAAAAGGCAAGCTCAACTTTTATGGTATTCGCCATGAGGGAGCAGGGGCCTTCGCGGCGTCCGCCTATGGAAAACTCACGGGAAGACCGGCGGCCTGCTTCTCCATTGCCGGTCCTGGGGCTACCAATATGTATACCGGAATGTGGGATGCCAAAGTGGATAGGGCCCCGCTTTTGGCCCTTACCGGTCAAGTGGCCACACAGGTCGTGGGAACCGGAAATTTCCAGGAAGTGGATTTGGTGAGGGGATTCAATACCGTAGCAGAATTCAACCAAAGGGTACAGCAAGACAGTAAACATGCAGAATTGATGTCCCTGGCCATAAAACACGCCATTTTAAAGCGGGATGTGTCCCATTTGACCTTTCCGGATGAGGTACAGGAACGTAAAGTGCCGGAAACCAGTAAACCGCAAACCCCCGAACAACGGATAACATCCATGGAAATCGCTCCCCCAAAACAAGCGGTGGCCAATGCTGTAGAGCTGATTAAAAACTCCAAAAGACCGGTTATTATTATGGGGCATGGATCTCGGTTTCAAAAAGAGGAGATCGTAGGTTTTGCGGAAAAACTTAAGGCTCCTGTAGTGACTACCTTTAAGGGGAAAGGACTCATACCTGACGACCATCCCCTGGGGGGTGGCGTTTTGGGCAGAAGTGGTACCCCCATTGCTTCCTGGTTCATGAACGAATCGGATTTACTTATCGTTTTTGGGGCATCTTTTTCGAACCACACGGGAATTACCCCCAAAAAACCAACGATTCAGGTTGATTTTGACCCCTTGGCATTGAGCAAGTTTCATAAAGTTGATGTGGCCGTTTGGGGTGAAATATCCAGGACTTTGGAAATTTTTGAAGCCGAATTGAAAGGAAAAATCAACACTAGGAACCAAACGGATGAAATAGCGGAACGTTGGAAAATCTGGCATGAAGAAAAGAAGAGGCGACTAAAGGAGACCTCGAACAAAGGTATTAGCTCCATTGCGGTTTTTGATGCCATGAACCAACTGGCTCCGGAGAATGCCGTAATGTGTGTGGATGTAGGGAACAATGCCTATTCCTTCGGTAGGTATTTTGAATCCAAGGCACATGATTTTATCATGTCGGGATATTTGGGTTCCATTGGCTTTGCCCTGCCCGCCGCTATCGGTGCTTGGTCCGCGGTCAAGGATTCGCGACCGGTGGTTGCCGTTGCAGGTGATGGAGGTTTATGCCAGTACCTGGCTGAAATTACAACCTTGGTCAAATATGGAATGGCCGTAAAACTGATTGTTTTGAACAATCATGAACTCGGAAAGATTTCCAAAGAGCAACGGGCCGGGGAGTTGGAGGTGTGGAAGACCTCATTGTCCAATCCAAATTTTGCGGACTTCGCACAATCCTGCGGGGCTTGGGGAAAAAGGGTGGACAAACAGGAAAAGCTAAAAGAGGAAATGGCCACACTTTTTGCACAAGAGGGACCGGCTGTTTTGGAAGTGATGACGGATGTTGATTTGATTTAG
- a CDS encoding flavodoxin family protein: protein MTEQLKNLTEKHCENPPSSYTDLKVLFLNCTLNRTPVLSHTEGLIKIAQNIFEKNGVSTKIIRPVDYEIPAGLGLDMSRTPEWDRDDWPVIQKEIDACDILILCTSVWLGEKSSVCNRTLERMYGYTHQFNGKGQYRDYGKVGATLITGNEDGVKHCAMNILFSLSHIGYTVPPQADAGWMGEAGPGPSYRDEGSGGPENDFTNRNTTFLVWNCLHLARMLKDQGGIPAYGNQPDEWKAGCQAGFDSPEHKR from the coding sequence ATGACGGAACAACTGAAAAACCTCACGGAAAAGCACTGTGAAAACCCACCTTCGAGCTACACGGATTTAAAAGTCCTTTTTTTGAATTGTACCTTGAACAGGACACCGGTTTTATCGCATACGGAAGGCTTAATTAAGATAGCCCAGAACATCTTTGAAAAAAATGGGGTAAGCACAAAGATCATCCGTCCCGTAGATTATGAAATTCCTGCGGGATTGGGGCTGGATATGTCCAGAACCCCGGAATGGGATAGGGATGACTGGCCCGTGATTCAAAAGGAAATTGATGCTTGCGACATTTTGATCCTCTGTACTTCGGTCTGGCTGGGCGAAAAATCATCGGTATGCAACCGGACCCTGGAAAGGATGTATGGATATACCCATCAATTCAATGGCAAAGGACAATATCGGGATTATGGAAAGGTAGGTGCTACTTTGATTACAGGAAATGAAGATGGGGTAAAGCATTGTGCCATGAATATTTTGTTTTCCTTATCCCATATAGGATACACCGTACCCCCGCAGGCAGATGCGGGTTGGATGGGTGAAGCAGGACCGGGTCCCTCATACAGGGACGAGGGCTCCGGTGGTCCCGAAAATGATTTTACCAACAGAAATACCACCTTTTTAGTTTGGAATTGCCTCCATTTGGCGAGGATGTTAAAGGACCAGGGGGGAATACCTGCCTATGGAAACCAACCGGATGAGTGGAAAGCAGGTTGCCAGGCTGGTTTTGATAGTCCGGAGCATAAGCGATAA
- a CDS encoding Lacal_2735 family protein — MFGLFKKKTEKEKLQDLYAKLMGEAHKLSTTNRKLSDEKVAQADAVMKKIELLD, encoded by the coding sequence ATGTTTGGACTGTTCAAAAAGAAAACGGAAAAAGAAAAATTACAGGATTTATACGCCAAGTTGATGGGGGAGGCACATAAGCTCTCCACGACCAACCGAAAGCTTAGCGACGAAAAAGTAGCACAGGCCGATGCGGTGATGAAGAAAATTGAACTTCTTGATTAA
- a CDS encoding TIGR03643 family protein: MQGPLDAQQLDRIIEMAWEDRTPFEAIDYQFGLKEKDVIKLMRSHLKRSSFNLWRKRVNSGVSQKHLKKRSTEINRFKCSRQRAISGNKISKR, translated from the coding sequence ATGCAGGGTCCCTTAGATGCGCAACAACTGGATCGGATCATTGAAATGGCCTGGGAGGACAGAACACCGTTTGAAGCCATAGATTACCAATTTGGCCTAAAAGAGAAGGATGTTATCAAACTAATGCGGTCACATCTTAAACGAAGTAGTTTTAACCTTTGGCGAAAGCGCGTAAATAGCGGTGTTAGTCAAAAACACTTAAAGAAACGCAGTACGGAAATCAATCGCTTTAAATGTTCCAGACAGCGCGCCATCTCTGGAAATAAAATCAGCAAACGATAA